In Rhodamnia argentea isolate NSW1041297 chromosome 4, ASM2092103v1, whole genome shotgun sequence, the following proteins share a genomic window:
- the LOC115740721 gene encoding putative pentatricopeptide repeat-containing protein At3g25970, whose protein sequence is MRALHSLVENKAPALSKALIAHCQAIVGGTLRDLYTANNILSGYTKCGEIWVAHQLFDQMRSRDTVSWNTMISGYVNSGKLERAWGFLESMRQCGLDLDAYTFSSMLKGVASASRLDLGRQLHSLIFKHAHAGNIYTGSALLDMYAKCERVKDAYIVLQHMPRRNSVSWNALISGFAQSDDRETAFCLLDSMENEGVKPEDGTFAPLLTLLDDHEFFKLTTQVHAKIMKHGLEWENNVCNAAINSYSECGSIEDAKKLFDSVVFRDIVTWNSMLAAYLVHGDEDSAFRLFIDMQLLGIEMDVYTYTSIISACFEEACENQGKSLHALVIKRGLEQSLPISNTLIVMYIKLGNGSMEEAISVFKSMDSKDRVSWNSMLNGYSQVGLSEDALELFAHMRSLDAEIDHYALSAVLKSCSDLATLLLGRQVHALALKFGFESNEFVGSGLVFMYSKCGIIKDARSSFEETFQSSSVTWNAIIFAYAQHGLGHAALDLFHIMRARRIKLDHITFVAVLTACSHIGLVEEGYGFLLSMETDYGIPPRMENYACAIDLFGRAGLVNEAKALVDLMPFQPDMMVWKTLLGACRSSGNMELACQVGNRLLELEPEEHSTYVLLSDMYGRLQKWSDHARVKRLMRERGVRKVPGWSWIEVQNQVHSFNAEDRSHPFCEDIYPVLEGLMDEVRKLGGDVNSEDSAQQMEIWFGSL, encoded by the coding sequence ATGAGGGCGCTTCATTCACTTGTCGAGAACAAAGCGCCTGCTCTCAGCAAAGCTTTGATAGCCCATTGTCAAGCTATCGTGGGAGGAACCTTGAGGGATCTCTATACTGCCAATAATATATTAAGTGGATATACAAAATGTGGAGAAATCTGGGTTGCTCACCAACTGTTCGACCAAATGCGCAGCAGAGATACAGTGTCCTGGAACACCATGATTTCTGGTTATGTTAATAGTGGCAAGTTGGAGAGAGCATGGGGTTTTCTGGAGTCCATGAGACAATGCGGACTAGACTTAGATGCTTATACTTTTTCAAGTATGCTAAAAGGAGTAGCTAGTGCTAGTAGACTAGACCTCGGTCGGCAATTGCATTCCTTGATTTTCAAGCATGCACATGCCGGGAATATTTACACCGGAAGCGCTCTTTTGGACATGTATGCTAAGTGCGAGAGGGTTAAGGATGCGTACATCGTGCTTCAACACATGCCGCGACGTAACTCCGTCTCGTGGAATGCGCTAATCAGTGGGTTTGCGCAAAGCGATGACAGAGAGACTGCATTTTGTCTTTTAGATAGCATGGAGAATGAGGGTGTTAAGCCAGAGGATGGGACCTTTGCTCCTCTCTTGACATTGCTCGACGACCATGAGTTTTTCAAGCTTACCACACAGGTCCATGCCAAAATTATGAAGCATGGTCTAGAATGGGAAAATAATGTTTGTAATGCCGCGATTAATTCGTACTCGGAGTGTGGTTCCATTGAAGATGCTAAGAAACTGTTTGACAGCGTTGTCTTTAGAGATATAGTGACATGGAATTCGATGCTTGCTGCTTACCTCGTGCATGGTGATGAAGATTCTGCCTTTAGGCTTTTTATTGATATGCAATTGTTGGGCATTGAAATGGATGTTTACACTTACACAAGTATAATAAGTGCCTGTTTCGAAGAAGcatgtgaaaatcagggaaagTCCCTCCATGCTTTGGTGATTAAAAGAGGTCTGGAGCAATCATTACCAATCTCCAATACATTAATAGTTATGTACATCAAATTGGGTAATGGATCTATGGAAGAAGCTATTAGTGTTTTCAAATCGATGGATTCCAAGGACCGGGTCTCTTGGAATTCCATGTTGAACGGATACTCCCAAGTTGGGTTGAGTGAAGATGCCTTGGAACTTTTTGCTCACATGAGATCTTTGGATGCTGAGATTGATCATTATGCTCTTTCAGCAGTTCTCAAGTCTTGCTCTGATTTGGCAACTCTCCTTTTGGGCCGACAAGTTCATGCATTGGCACTTAAGTTTGGCTTTGAGTCAAATGAATTTGTTGGCAGTGGACTGGTCTTTATGTACTCTAAGTGTGGCATTATTAAAGATGCTAGAAGCTCTTTCGAAGAGACCTTCCAAAGCAGCTCAGTCACTTGGAACGCAATCATTTTTGCGTATGCACAACACGGTCTAGGACATGCTGCGCTTGATCTTTTCCATATTATGAGAGCAAGGAGAATAAAGCTTGATCACATCACCTTTGTTGCTGTCCTGACTGCTTGTAGCCACATTGGTTTGGTTGAAGAGGGCTATGGGTTTCTATTGTCAATGGAAACTGATTATGGCATTCCTCCAAGGATGGAGAACTATGCTTGTGCGATTGATCTTTTTGGGCGTGCTGGGCTTGTGAATGAGGCTAAGGCCTTGGTGGATTTGATGCCGTTTCAACCTGATATGATGGTGTGGAAGACTTTATTGGGTGCTTGTAGGAGTAGCGGGAACATGGAATTGGCTTGTCAAGTCGGGAATCGACTACTTGAGTTAGAGCCTGAAGAACATAGCACTTATGTTCTGCTCTCGGACATGTACGGGCGCCTTCAAAAATGGAGTGATCATGCCAGGGTAAAGAGGCTTATGAGGGAAAGAGGGGTGAGGAAGGTCCCTGGCTGGAGTTGGATTGAGGTCCAAAACCAGGTTCATTCTTTTAATGCTGAAGACCGTTCCCACCCGTTCTGCGAAGATATATACCCTGTGTTGGAAGGCTTGATGGATGAAGTAAGAAAGTTGGGTGGGGATGTCAATTCAGAGGATTCTGCGCAACAAATGGAGATATGGTTCGGGAGTCTTTGA